The following are encoded in a window of Roseimaritima ulvae genomic DNA:
- a CDS encoding dihydrofolate reductase, producing MGLAAIVAATPAGVIGLDGDMPWRLSSDLRRFKKLTMGCPIVMGRKTYDSIGRPLPGRQTIVLTRDPAWTAAGVRTASVEQALEICRQAPQAYVVGGAEVYRLLLPHCDTVYWTLVWSQVAGDTRLELDFSDFATDYVEKVPQTQRDSVPTEFRVLTRRAEI from the coding sequence ATGGGATTGGCGGCCATCGTTGCGGCGACGCCCGCAGGCGTGATCGGCTTGGACGGGGACATGCCCTGGCGGTTATCCAGCGATTTGCGGCGTTTTAAGAAGTTGACGATGGGCTGTCCGATCGTAATGGGCCGCAAGACCTATGATTCGATCGGTCGCCCGTTGCCCGGCCGGCAAACGATCGTGCTCACCCGCGATCCGGCCTGGACGGCCGCCGGCGTGAGGACCGCTTCGGTCGAGCAGGCGCTGGAGATTTGTCGCCAGGCCCCCCAGGCCTATGTGGTCGGAGGCGCCGAAGTGTATCGGCTGCTGCTGCCGCACTGCGACACGGTGTACTGGACATTAGTATGGTCCCAGGTCGCCGGCGACACCCGGCTGGAGCTGGACTTCAGCGATTTCGCCACCGACTACGTGGAGAAAGTGCCGCAGACGCAGCGTGACAGCGTGCCCACCGAATTCCGCGTATTGACGAGACGGGCTGAGATTTGA